From Pseudonocardia autotrophica, one genomic window encodes:
- a CDS encoding ABC transporter ATP-binding protein gives MADVVFDQASRIYTPGAKPAVDRLDLTVKDGEFVVLVGPSGSGKSTALRMLAGLEEIDGGAIRIDGENMVGVASKDRDIAMVFQNYALYPNKTVGENMAFPLKMAGLDKDARATKVREAAAILGLTDYLDRKPRALSGGQRQRVAMGRAIVREPRVFLMDEPLSNLDAKMRVSTRTEIAALQRRLGVTTVYVTHDQVEAMTMGDRVALLADGKLQQFATPADLYDRPDNAFVAGFIGSPAMNLFTVPVTERGVRLAGHEIGLPQDVRSTIGAQQLSTVTLGIRPEQWSVSSDGGEGIPARVDVVEELGSDAYLYGTLAESSGDLSATASLTGSKDDAVVVRTGGRSGARRGDRVALTPSVEGLHLFHPETGARL, from the coding sequence GTGGCTGACGTGGTGTTCGACCAGGCGAGCCGGATCTACACCCCCGGAGCGAAGCCGGCGGTCGATCGGCTGGACCTGACCGTGAAGGACGGCGAGTTCGTCGTCCTGGTGGGGCCGTCCGGTTCCGGGAAGTCGACCGCGCTGCGGATGCTGGCCGGGCTCGAGGAGATCGACGGCGGGGCCATCCGGATCGACGGCGAGAACATGGTCGGGGTGGCGTCGAAGGACCGGGACATCGCGATGGTGTTCCAGAACTACGCGTTGTACCCGAACAAGACGGTCGGCGAGAACATGGCGTTCCCGCTGAAGATGGCCGGGCTGGACAAGGACGCGCGGGCGACGAAGGTCCGGGAGGCGGCCGCGATCCTCGGGCTCACCGACTACCTCGACCGCAAGCCGCGGGCGCTGTCCGGTGGGCAGCGGCAGCGGGTCGCGATGGGCCGGGCGATCGTCCGCGAGCCGCGGGTGTTCCTGATGGACGAGCCGCTGTCCAACCTGGATGCCAAGATGCGGGTCTCGACGCGTACCGAGATCGCCGCGCTGCAGCGCAGGCTCGGCGTGACCACCGTCTACGTCACCCACGACCAGGTCGAGGCGATGACGATGGGCGACCGGGTCGCGCTGCTCGCGGACGGCAAGCTGCAGCAGTTCGCCACCCCCGCCGACCTCTACGACCGGCCGGACAACGCGTTCGTCGCGGGCTTCATCGGCTCGCCGGCGATGAACCTGTTCACGGTGCCCGTCACCGAGCGCGGTGTGCGGCTGGCCGGGCACGAGATCGGGCTGCCGCAGGACGTGCGGTCGACGATCGGTGCCCAGCAGCTCAGCACGGTGACCCTCGGCATCCGGCCCGAGCAGTGGAGCGTCTCCTCCGACGGTGGGGAGGGCATCCCGGCCCGGGTCGACGTCGTCGAGGAGCTGGGTTCGGACGCCTACCTCTACGGCACCCTCGCCGAGTCGTCCGGGGACCTGTCCGCCACCGCGTCGCTGACCGGCTCGAAGGACGACGCGGTCGTCGTCCGGACCGGGGGCCGGTCCGGGGCGCGCCGCGGTGACCGGGTGGCGCTGACGCCGTCGGTGGAGGGGCTGCACCTGTTCCACCCCGAGACCGGCGCCCGCCTGTAG
- a CDS encoding DUF1345 domain-containing protein, which produces MLIFPGTDRPTLVDVAYFSFGVGTSFNVSDVQSNGSAVRLRFLAHSVPAFLYNAAILAIAIGVISGR; this is translated from the coding sequence ATCCTGATCTTCCCCGGCACCGACCGGCCGACGCTGGTCGACGTCGCCTACTTCTCGTTCGGCGTCGGCACTTCGTTCAACGTCTCCGACGTGCAGAGCAACGGCTCGGCCGTGCGGCTCCGGTTCCTCGCCCACAGCGTGCCGGCGTTCCTCTACAACGCCGCGATCCTCGCGATCGCGATCGGCGTGATCAGCGGCCGCTGA
- the mug gene encoding G/U mismatch-specific DNA glycosylase — protein sequence MTATPSRAELDRARDRTIPDVLPGPGDPALRVLFCGINPGLLSAATGHHFARPGNRFWPVLHDSGFTPRLLRPDEQGELAGLGLGITNMAPRATARADELTAEELVEGGGRLRELVARHRPAWLAVVGIGAYRTAFGHRDARVGEQPEGLGGTGVWVLPNPSGLNAHWSRAAMAAEFGRLRERSRKQSG from the coding sequence GTGACGGCCACCCCGAGCCGGGCCGAGCTGGACCGCGCCCGCGACCGGACGATCCCCGACGTCCTGCCCGGTCCCGGCGATCCGGCGCTGCGGGTGCTGTTCTGCGGGATCAACCCGGGACTGCTGTCGGCGGCCACCGGCCACCACTTCGCGCGGCCCGGGAACCGGTTCTGGCCGGTGCTGCACGACTCCGGGTTCACCCCGCGCCTGCTGCGTCCCGACGAGCAGGGCGAGCTCGCCGGGCTGGGCCTGGGCATCACGAACATGGCACCGCGGGCCACCGCCCGTGCCGACGAGCTCACGGCCGAGGAACTGGTCGAGGGCGGCGGACGGCTGCGCGAGCTGGTGGCGCGGCACCGTCCGGCGTGGCTGGCGGTGGTCGGGATCGGCGCCTACCGGACCGCTTTCGGCCACCGGGACGCGCGGGTCGGCGAGCAGCCGGAGGGCCTCGGCGGGACCGGGGTGTGGGTGCTGCCCAACCCGTCCGGGCTGAACGCGCACTGGAGCCGCGCCGCGATGGCCGCCGAGTTCGGCAGGCTGCGCGAACGCAGCCGGAAGCAGAGCGGGTGA
- a CDS encoding LacI family DNA-binding transcriptional regulator: MAEVARLAGVSTATVSHVLNGTRPVREDTRRQVLAAMEQVQYTPNAAARSLATARTRTLGLALSAISNPYLGELLHAVEDESAAAGYTLLLTDPHDDPGYEATAVARLRSRVDGVLLAPSADSAGTLSALATQKVPTVLVDRMLGGGYDEVGTENVEPVARLVEHLVSAGNTRIGFVAGHAGLATTVERLDGYRLGLQRAGLDYSLVVEGHSEAEPARRAVGELLARPDRPAALVTGNNAMTIGAVQAAHDVGLRIPGDVALAAFDDFPWADAFSPRLTVVAQSFAEIGREAVRLLLRRMTEPDADPRSVRLPTRFVHRDSCGCGWDGRA; this comes from the coding sequence ATGGCCGAGGTCGCCCGGCTCGCCGGGGTATCCACCGCGACCGTCTCGCACGTCCTCAACGGCACCAGACCGGTCCGGGAGGACACCCGTCGGCAGGTGCTGGCGGCGATGGAACAGGTGCAGTACACACCGAACGCGGCAGCCCGATCACTGGCCACCGCCCGCACCCGCACGCTGGGGCTCGCACTGTCCGCGATCTCCAATCCGTACCTGGGGGAGCTGCTGCACGCGGTGGAGGACGAGTCCGCCGCGGCCGGGTACACGCTGCTGCTCACCGACCCGCACGACGATCCCGGCTACGAGGCGACCGCCGTGGCCCGGCTGCGCAGCCGGGTCGACGGGGTGCTGCTCGCCCCGTCCGCGGACTCGGCGGGCACGCTGTCCGCGCTGGCGACGCAGAAGGTGCCGACCGTGCTCGTGGACCGGATGCTCGGCGGCGGGTACGACGAGGTCGGCACCGAGAACGTCGAGCCGGTGGCCCGGCTCGTCGAGCATCTCGTGTCGGCCGGGAACACCCGGATCGGCTTCGTCGCCGGGCACGCCGGGCTGGCCACCACCGTGGAGCGGCTGGACGGGTACCGGCTCGGCCTGCAACGCGCCGGACTGGACTACTCGCTGGTCGTCGAGGGCCACTCGGAGGCCGAACCGGCCCGCCGGGCGGTCGGCGAGCTGCTCGCCCGCCCGGACCGGCCCGCCGCGCTGGTCACCGGAAACAACGCGATGACGATCGGCGCGGTCCAGGCCGCACACGACGTCGGACTGCGGATCCCCGGCGACGTCGCGCTGGCCGCGTTCGACGACTTCCCGTGGGCGGACGCGTTCAGCCCGCGCCTGACCGTCGTCGCGCAGTCCTTCGCCGAGATCGGCCGGGAGGCGGTGCGGCTGCTGCTGCGCAGGATGACCGAGCCCGACGCCGATCCCCGGTCGGTGCGGCTGCCGACCCGCTTCGTACACCGGGACTCCTGCGGCTGCGGGTGGGACGGCCGAGCATGA
- a CDS encoding ABC transporter substrate-binding protein has protein sequence MTPGTTTRRRRRPAVAAALLAVASLIISGCAGAGALGLPEGARVVTIAIVSNPQMEDAIALTPRFEAENPDIRLRFVSLSENEARAKITASVATGGDEFDAVMISNYETPQWAENGWLVDLDPLMADTPGYDQDDFTPSIRDALSGPDGHQYSVPFYGESSFLMYRKDLFAEAGLTMPEQPTWPQVAEFADRLTDRDQNRSGICLRGLPGWGEVMAPLDTVINAFGGRWFDEQWNAQLTSPEVRQAVQFYVDMVRENGIPGSAQAGFSECGTQFSQGNAAMWYDATVAAGLVENPEESQVVGDVGYAPAPVGDDGRPSGWLYSWALAIPQTTADKGPEQVDATWKFLSWMTSKPYQQLVGEEFGWTSVPPGARQSTYDIPEYIEASAAYAPQTQQAITDADQENPTRNPVPYTGVQFLAIPEFQDLGTRVSQQISAAIAGQQTVDEALEQAQNYAETVGETYQEQEGVNP, from the coding sequence GTGACCCCCGGGACCACAACCCGCCGCCGCCGACGGCCCGCCGTCGCCGCCGCGCTGCTCGCCGTCGCATCGCTGATTATCTCCGGCTGCGCTGGCGCGGGTGCACTGGGGCTGCCGGAGGGCGCACGCGTGGTGACGATCGCGATCGTCTCCAACCCCCAGATGGAGGACGCGATCGCGCTGACTCCGCGCTTCGAGGCCGAGAATCCGGACATCCGGCTCCGCTTCGTGAGCCTGTCCGAGAACGAGGCCCGCGCGAAGATCACCGCATCGGTCGCCACCGGCGGCGACGAGTTCGACGCAGTGATGATCAGCAACTACGAGACCCCGCAGTGGGCCGAGAACGGCTGGCTGGTCGATCTCGACCCGCTGATGGCCGACACCCCCGGCTACGACCAGGACGACTTCACCCCGAGCATCCGGGACGCGCTCTCCGGCCCCGACGGCCACCAGTACTCGGTGCCCTTCTACGGCGAGTCGTCGTTCCTGATGTACCGCAAGGACCTGTTCGCCGAGGCCGGGCTGACCATGCCCGAGCAGCCGACCTGGCCGCAGGTCGCCGAGTTCGCCGACCGGCTCACCGACCGGGACCAGAACCGCTCCGGGATCTGCCTGCGCGGGCTGCCCGGCTGGGGCGAGGTGATGGCCCCGCTGGACACCGTGATCAACGCCTTCGGCGGCCGCTGGTTCGACGAGCAGTGGAACGCGCAGCTGACCTCGCCCGAGGTCCGTCAGGCCGTCCAGTTCTACGTCGACATGGTGCGTGAGAACGGCATCCCGGGCTCCGCCCAGGCCGGCTTCTCCGAGTGCGGCACCCAGTTCAGCCAGGGCAACGCCGCGATGTGGTATGACGCGACCGTCGCCGCAGGCCTGGTGGAGAACCCCGAGGAGTCCCAGGTCGTCGGTGACGTCGGCTACGCGCCGGCCCCGGTCGGCGACGACGGCCGTCCGTCCGGCTGGCTCTACTCGTGGGCGCTGGCCATCCCGCAGACCACCGCGGACAAGGGCCCGGAGCAGGTCGACGCGACCTGGAAGTTCCTGTCCTGGATGACCTCGAAGCCCTACCAGCAGCTGGTCGGCGAGGAGTTCGGCTGGACCTCGGTGCCCCCGGGCGCCCGCCAGTCGACCTACGACATCCCCGAGTACATCGAGGCGTCAGCCGCGTACGCGCCGCAGACCCAGCAGGCGATCACCGACGCCGACCAGGAGAACCCGACCCGCAACCCGGTCCCCTACACCGGCGTGCAGTTCCTCGCGATCCCGGAGTTCCAGGACCTCGGCACCCGGGTCAGCCAGCAGATCTCCGCCGCGATCGCCGGTCAGCAGACCGTCGACGAGGCACTCGAGCAGGCCCAGAACTATGCCGAGACCGTCGGCGAGACCTACCAGGAGCAGGAGGGGGTGAACCCGTGA
- a CDS encoding ATP-dependent DNA ligase, giving the protein MDLPVMPPVKPMLAKPAPSIPPDRLYEPKWDGFRSIVFRDGDEIEIGSRNERPLTRYFPEVVEAVRANLPPRAVIDGEIVVVDRANNTLDFEALQQRIHPAASRVTLLSTETPASFVAFDLLALGDTDLTDRPFAQRRALLEEALAPAAPPVHVTPITSDTGTAQRWFERFEGAGLDGLIAKDPQGVYQPDKRVLTKIKHERTADCVLAGYRVHKSGPDAVGSLLLGLHDERGVLVSVGVVGAFPMARRRELMTELAPLITDFDSHPWAWAKQLEGERTPRKSEGSRWNAGKDLSFVPLRPERVVEVRYDYMEGVRFRHTTQFVRWRPDRDPASCTYEQLERPVRFDLGEVLAGRG; this is encoded by the coding sequence GTGGACCTGCCCGTGATGCCCCCGGTGAAGCCGATGCTGGCCAAGCCCGCGCCGTCGATCCCGCCGGACCGGCTCTACGAGCCGAAGTGGGACGGCTTCCGGTCGATCGTCTTCCGGGACGGCGACGAGATCGAGATCGGCTCCCGCAACGAGCGCCCGCTGACCCGCTACTTCCCCGAGGTCGTGGAGGCGGTACGGGCGAACCTCCCGCCGCGGGCGGTGATCGACGGAGAGATCGTCGTCGTCGACCGGGCGAACAACACCCTCGACTTCGAGGCGCTGCAGCAGCGGATCCATCCGGCGGCCAGCCGGGTCACGCTGCTCTCGACGGAGACGCCCGCGTCGTTCGTCGCGTTCGACCTGCTCGCGCTCGGCGACACCGACCTCACCGATCGTCCGTTCGCGCAGCGGCGCGCACTGCTCGAGGAGGCGCTGGCGCCGGCGGCCCCGCCGGTGCACGTCACCCCGATCACCTCGGACACCGGCACCGCGCAGCGCTGGTTCGAGCGGTTCGAGGGAGCCGGCCTGGACGGGCTGATCGCGAAGGACCCGCAGGGCGTCTACCAGCCCGACAAGCGGGTGCTGACGAAGATCAAGCACGAACGCACCGCGGACTGCGTGCTCGCCGGGTACCGGGTGCACAAATCCGGGCCGGACGCCGTCGGCTCGCTGCTGCTCGGCCTGCACGACGAGCGCGGGGTGCTGGTGTCGGTCGGTGTGGTCGGCGCGTTCCCGATGGCGCGCCGGCGCGAGCTGATGACCGAGCTGGCCCCGCTGATCACCGACTTCGACTCGCACCCGTGGGCCTGGGCGAAGCAGCTGGAGGGCGAGCGCACCCCGCGCAAGTCCGAGGGCAGCCGGTGGAACGCGGGCAAGGACCTGTCGTTCGTGCCGCTGCGCCCGGAGCGGGTGGTCGAGGTGCGCTACGACTACATGGAGGGCGTCCGGTTCCGGCACACCACCCAGTTCGTGCGGTGGCGCCCGGACCGCGATCCGGCGTCCTGCACCTACGAACAGCTGGAGCGCCCGGTGCGCTTCGACCTGGGCGAGGTGCTGGCCGGGCGCGGCTGA
- the ligD gene encoding non-homologous end-joining DNA ligase yields MATDAGAPVELTIGDRVVRLSSPDRVYFPARGETKLDLARYYISVGEGVVRALRDRPCMLHRFPTGVTGEKVHQKRLPRGAPSWVRTVRVHFPRYNRTADELCVAHPADVVWAVQMSTVEFHPWNSRAADVESPDEWRIDLDPMPSSSWADVRRVARVVHEVLDEVGATGYPKTSGGTGLHVYVRIPPDHGFADVRRAAHAFAREVGRRCDRVDLSWWRKDRDPSKIFVDYNQNARDHTIACAYSVRGTPDARVSAPVRWDEIDDCEPGDFTIASMPARYAELGDLHAGIDDATFAIDPLLEWADRDARDGTPAPDESDLPDLDRPGT; encoded by the coding sequence GTGGCCACCGATGCGGGTGCGCCGGTCGAGCTGACGATCGGCGACCGCGTCGTGCGGCTCTCCAGCCCGGACCGGGTCTACTTCCCGGCCCGCGGCGAGACCAAGCTGGATCTGGCCCGGTATTACATCTCGGTCGGCGAGGGCGTCGTCCGCGCACTGCGTGACCGGCCCTGCATGCTGCACCGCTTCCCCACCGGCGTCACCGGGGAGAAGGTGCACCAGAAGCGGCTGCCGCGCGGCGCCCCCAGCTGGGTGCGCACGGTCCGCGTGCACTTCCCGCGGTACAACCGCACCGCCGACGAGCTGTGCGTCGCCCATCCGGCCGACGTGGTCTGGGCGGTGCAGATGTCCACCGTGGAGTTCCATCCGTGGAACTCGCGGGCGGCCGACGTCGAGTCCCCCGACGAGTGGCGGATCGACCTGGACCCGATGCCGTCCTCGTCCTGGGCGGACGTCCGCCGGGTCGCACGCGTGGTGCACGAGGTGCTCGACGAGGTGGGCGCGACCGGGTACCCGAAGACATCCGGCGGCACCGGGCTGCACGTGTACGTGCGGATTCCGCCCGATCACGGGTTCGCCGACGTCCGCCGGGCCGCGCACGCGTTCGCCCGCGAGGTCGGCCGGCGCTGCGACCGCGTGGACCTGTCCTGGTGGCGCAAGGACCGGGACCCGTCGAAGATCTTCGTCGACTACAACCAGAACGCCCGCGACCACACCATCGCCTGTGCCTACTCGGTGCGCGGCACCCCGGACGCGCGGGTGTCGGCGCCGGTCCGCTGGGACGAGATCGACGACTGCGAGCCCGGCGACTTCACCATCGCGTCGATGCCGGCCCGCTATGCCGAGCTCGGCGACCTGCACGCCGGCATCGATGACGCGACGTTCGCGATCGATCCGCTGCTGGAGTGGGCCGACCGGGACGCCCGCGACGGCACCCCGGCACCCGACGAGTCCGATCTGCCCGATCTCGACCGCCCGGGCACCTAG
- a CDS encoding DUF559 domain-containing protein, with protein MRFQDVLRRQHGVITRAQARACGMSPALVRRRITRGELIEVYPGVLCSTAHRATSRMLVTAAARWAGPHGVLDGVAAAIVHRMLPRQPDRSRPVGVTVPHRVRRTVPDGIRLRRRDLAPADRVTRDGAGVTSPGLTALETAATLPDGAAFLDRVLQRGLPFAELLAAHDRNIGAAGLPRARSLLVEAADRADSRAERRLIRHLRRAGITGFERGLPFGPWFVDVAFPRKRLAVEVDGWAFHSDPERFRTDRRKQNALVEAGWTVLRFTWHDIRDRPEQTVARIRRALGP; from the coding sequence ATGCGGTTCCAGGACGTCCTGCGCCGGCAGCACGGCGTGATCACCCGAGCCCAGGCCCGGGCCTGCGGAATGTCCCCGGCCCTGGTCCGGCGCCGGATCACGCGCGGCGAGCTCATCGAGGTCTACCCGGGGGTGCTGTGCTCGACGGCGCACCGGGCGACCAGCCGGATGCTGGTCACCGCGGCCGCACGCTGGGCGGGCCCACACGGCGTGCTCGACGGCGTCGCCGCGGCGATCGTGCACCGGATGCTGCCGCGGCAGCCCGATCGCTCCCGTCCGGTGGGGGTGACCGTGCCGCACCGCGTCCGGCGGACCGTGCCCGACGGGATCCGGCTGCGCCGCCGCGATCTCGCCCCGGCCGACCGGGTCACCCGCGACGGTGCCGGCGTCACCTCCCCCGGGCTCACCGCCCTGGAGACCGCCGCGACGCTCCCGGACGGTGCCGCCTTCCTGGACCGGGTGCTGCAGCGCGGGCTCCCGTTCGCCGAGCTGCTCGCCGCGCACGACCGCAACATCGGCGCCGCCGGGCTGCCGCGCGCCCGATCGCTGCTGGTGGAGGCCGCGGACCGGGCCGACTCACGGGCCGAACGACGGCTGATCAGGCACCTGCGGAGAGCCGGCATCACCGGGTTCGAGCGCGGGTTGCCGTTCGGGCCGTGGTTCGTGGACGTCGCGTTCCCGCGCAAGCGGCTCGCCGTCGAGGTGGACGGCTGGGCGTTCCACTCCGATCCCGAGCGGTTCCGCACCGACCGTCGCAAGCAGAACGCACTGGTCGAGGCCGGTTGGACCGTGCTGCGCTTCACCTGGCACGACATCCGGGACCGGCCGGAGCAGACGGTGGCCCGGATCCGGCGCGCGCTCGGACCATGA
- a CDS encoding carbohydrate ABC transporter permease, producing the protein MTAVSDDTRTTPDTDTPARPKGRLTGTLLTVLAWIVGIGFFFPVLWMVLTAFKQERDAYTDPPTLFFTPTLDQFAGVFGGGVTPYLLNSLFATLMSTALVLLLGTPAAFALSLRRVKRTQDVLFFFISTKMLPIVAAIVPIYVAVNFIGALDNIWTLVVLYTAMNLPIAVWMMRSFFLEVPKELLEAASMDGASLWRSLREVVLPIISPGMAATALICMIFSWNEFFFAVNLTASQAATVPVYLVGFITSEGLYFASLCAAATVAALPVVIIGWVAQNKLVQGLSFGAVK; encoded by the coding sequence ATGACCGCGGTCTCCGACGACACCCGCACGACGCCGGACACGGACACGCCCGCCCGGCCGAAGGGCCGGCTCACCGGCACCCTGCTGACGGTGCTGGCCTGGATCGTCGGCATCGGGTTCTTCTTCCCGGTGCTGTGGATGGTGCTGACCGCCTTCAAGCAGGAGCGCGACGCCTACACCGATCCGCCGACCCTGTTCTTCACCCCGACCCTGGACCAGTTCGCCGGGGTCTTCGGCGGTGGGGTCACCCCCTACCTGCTCAACTCGCTGTTCGCGACGCTCATGTCGACGGCGCTGGTGCTGCTGCTCGGCACGCCGGCGGCGTTCGCGCTGAGCCTGCGCCGGGTCAAGCGCACCCAGGACGTCCTGTTCTTCTTCATCTCGACCAAGATGCTGCCGATCGTCGCGGCGATCGTCCCGATCTACGTCGCGGTGAACTTCATCGGCGCGCTGGACAACATCTGGACCCTCGTCGTGCTCTACACCGCGATGAACCTGCCGATCGCGGTGTGGATGATGCGCTCGTTCTTCCTCGAGGTGCCCAAGGAGCTCCTGGAGGCGGCGAGCATGGACGGCGCCTCGCTGTGGCGCTCGCTGCGCGAGGTCGTGCTGCCGATCATCTCGCCCGGCATGGCCGCGACGGCGCTGATCTGCATGATCTTCAGCTGGAACGAGTTCTTCTTCGCGGTGAACCTGACCGCGTCCCAGGCCGCGACCGTCCCGGTCTACCTGGTCGGGTTCATCACCTCCGAGGGCCTGTACTTCGCGAGCCTGTGCGCCGCCGCGACCGTGGCCGCGCTGCCGGTGGTCATCATCGGCTGGGTTGCACAGAACAAGCTGGTCCAGGGCCTGTCCTTCGGAGCCGTCAAGTGA
- a CDS encoding carbohydrate ABC transporter permease, translating to MSTSETSTPRGATAAVADPATTPSKPERPAVGPGSRRDGWIRRGPLLPALIFTIVVTQLPFLFTIYYSTQSWNLVNPGSQRFVGFDNYLTVFTDSQFRGVALNSIVLTLGSVLIAVVLGLAIALLLNRSFPGRGLIRTLIITPFLITPVAGALIWQTVMFDPTYGLVNFVLGPFGAGTTDWISSYPRAAVIVALVWQWTPFMMLLLLAGLGSQPPEVVEAARMDGAGGFAVFREVTLPHLRRFIELGVVLGAIYLVNTFDTIYMMTQGGPGTASANLPFYIYQRAFLGFDIGESAAMGVVTVIATIIVATLALRLIFRSFSTEEA from the coding sequence GTGAGCACCTCGGAGACGAGCACGCCACGCGGCGCTACGGCCGCCGTCGCCGATCCGGCGACGACGCCGTCGAAGCCCGAGCGGCCCGCGGTCGGGCCCGGCTCGCGCCGGGACGGCTGGATCCGGCGCGGCCCGCTGCTGCCGGCACTGATCTTCACGATCGTCGTCACGCAGCTGCCCTTCCTGTTCACGATCTACTACTCGACGCAGTCGTGGAACCTGGTCAACCCGGGCAGCCAGCGGTTCGTCGGCTTCGACAACTACCTGACGGTGTTCACCGACTCGCAGTTCCGCGGGGTCGCGCTGAACTCGATCGTCCTCACCCTGGGCTCCGTGCTGATCGCGGTGGTCCTGGGGCTGGCGATCGCGCTGCTGCTCAACCGCTCGTTCCCGGGCCGCGGCCTGATCCGCACGCTGATCATCACGCCGTTCCTCATCACCCCGGTGGCCGGCGCGCTGATCTGGCAGACGGTCATGTTCGACCCCACCTACGGCCTGGTGAACTTCGTGCTCGGGCCGTTCGGGGCCGGCACCACCGACTGGATCTCCAGCTACCCGCGGGCCGCGGTGATCGTCGCCCTGGTGTGGCAGTGGACGCCGTTCATGATGCTGCTGCTGCTGGCAGGGCTCGGCTCGCAGCCGCCCGAGGTCGTCGAGGCGGCCCGGATGGACGGGGCGGGCGGCTTCGCGGTGTTCCGCGAGGTCACGCTGCCGCACCTGCGCCGGTTCATCGAGCTGGGCGTGGTGCTCGGCGCGATCTACCTGGTGAACACCTTCGACACGATCTACATGATGACCCAGGGCGGCCCGGGGACGGCGAGTGCGAACCTGCCGTTCTACATCTACCAGCGGGCCTTCCTGGGCTTCGACATCGGCGAGTCGGCCGCGATGGGTGTGGTGACCGTGATCGCGACGATCATCGTCGCCACGCTGGCCCTGCGCCTGATCTTCCGTAGCTTCTCCACCGAGGAGGCGTGA